A window from Populus trichocarpa isolate Nisqually-1 chromosome 3, P.trichocarpa_v4.1, whole genome shotgun sequence encodes these proteins:
- the LOC7461356 gene encoding uncharacterized protein LOC7461356 produces MMEKEKHKEKKSQGAGDTDFVLQWGSTKRLRCVKVKKAQNLANKSKLNDSLPRKKLTSRAVTTEKEFPSRLIKDSDLLTNNRKSSALSPDKEDRYYTTRGSLGLDDNSKILVDTVKEEKVVWPRLFITLSNKEKEEDFMAMKGCKPSQRPKKRAKLIQRTLLMASPGAWLSDLCQERYEVREKKTSKKRPRGLKAMGSMESDSE; encoded by the exons ATGATGGAGAAGGAGAAGCATAAGGAGAAGAAGAGTCAAGGAGCTGGAGATACAGATTTTGTGTTGCAATGGGGAAGTACAAAGAGGCTTAGATGTGTGAAAGTGAAAAAAGCCCAAAACTTGGCCAATAAATCTAAACTAAATGATTCTTTGCCCAGGAAGAAACTTACTTCTCGCGCTGTCACTACCGAGAAAGAATTTCCTTCTCGCCTCATCAA GGATTCTGATTTGTTAACGAACAATCGGAAGTCATCAGCGTTGTCACCGGATAAGGAAGATCGGTACTACACAACAAGGGGATCATTGGGATTGGATGATAATAGCAAGATTTTAGTGGATACTGTTAAGGAAGAAAAGGTTGTTTGGCCCAGACTGTTTATAACATTGTCTAACAAAGAGAAGGAAGAGGATTTCATGGCTATGAAAGGGTGCAAGCCTTCTCAGAGGCCTAAGAAAAGAGCCAAGTTGATTCAACGAACTTTACTT ATGGCAAGTCCAGGTGCATGGTTATCAGATTTGTGTCAAGAGAGGTACGAAGTAAGGGAGAAGAAGACTTCCAAAAAG AGACCTAGAGGATTGAAGGCAATGGGAAGCATGGAAAGTGACTCGGAATGA